DNA sequence from the Brevundimonas sp. NIBR10 genome:
CGTCGACGCCGGCGACGTCCTCGAACATCTTGCGGCCCTTGTGCTCGGTCAGCAGCTTGGCCTTGGACTTGCCGAAGCCCATGGCGCCGCGCGCGCCGCCCTGCATCTGGCGCATGAAGAAGATCCAGACGCCGACCAGCAGCAGGATCGGCAGCAGGCCCATCAGGATGCTCATCCAGACCGACTGGCGAGTGGTCTTGACCTCGACCTGGGCGCCCGACTGGCGGATCGCCTCGATCACGCCCTCGTTCTGAAGCGGGGTGGTGGTGGTGAAGCGCTTCTCGTCGTTGAACTGACCCGTGACCTGATCGCCACGCACCATGACCGACTTGATGGTCTTGGCGTCGATGGCCTGGACCAACTGGGAATAGCTGATCGGTTCGGGCCGGGCGGCGGCGTTGGGCGAGGTGGCGGCCGCGCCGGGCATCAGGGCCCCGCCGGTCTGGCTGATCGCCGCATAGACGGCCACCAGCCCCAGAAGGATGACGCCCCAGATCGCCAGATTTCGCAGGTTCATTTCGGTTCTCGGTCCTTCGGCGGCACCGCATGGCGCGCGTCGGTTTCATGTCTTGCAGAGGAAAATAGGTCAGACGGCGGCGTTTCGCCATGGAGGGGGCGAAAGAGGTCGGCTTCATGCGTCGTTTCGCCCATTCCCAGCGCAGACAGCGCCAGATCCAGACGGCGCGGCACAAGCGCACGAACCTCCGCAAGCCTCCATGCGAGAACCGGGCCGCGATGGTCGTTCCGGATCAGGACAGGCAAGGCGGCGCGGGCTTGGGGAGCGACGGTGCGGATGACGGCGCGGTCGGCGGGGCTGAGCGCGGCGAGGTGCCCCTGGGCGGCGGTGACGGTCCAGCCGGGTTCAGTGGTGGTGATCTCGTAGCGGCCGTCCCAGACGGCGGGGCGACCGGGGGTCAGGGGTCGGTCGGGGACGGGGCGGCGGCGCAGGTCTCCGGGCTCGCGGGTCAGGGTGACGGTTGTGCCGTCGGTGGTGATGCGTGCGCCGGAGAGGCTGGCGGTGAAGGGCTGTCCGGGGACGAGGCGGGCGGTAAGGGTGGCGATCCTGTCGGGGCGTGGGATGGCGGTGCCGCCGGAGGTGCAGACGATGGCGGCGGAGAGGGTTGGGGGAGAGGGGTTCTGGAGAGTGACCCCCTCTCCCAGAGGGAGAGGGCTTGAGGCTCGCAGAGCGAAGCGATGCGCCAAGCCGAAAGGGTGAGGGGTTCCGCCCTCAACGGTTGGCACCGAACCCCTCACCCTTTCGCGCAAGTCCGATCGCTGACGCTCTCGGGCGCTCAAGCCCTCTCCCGATGGGAGAGGGGTCAGGGTGTGGCGGGCTCGGCTTCGGCCAAAGCGCAGGTCGGCGTTGGCGGGGTCTTCGATCCAGATGGCCTGTCGTGCGCGAAGACAGGCCCTGAGCGCCTCCCGCCCTTCCCCCAGCATGGGCCGAAGCAGCATCAGCCCCCGCCCCTCGGGCCAGGACGGGGAGGGCGACCATTCGCGCAGGGTGCCCAGGTTGGACCCTCGCTCTCGCATCCAGTCGCCCTCGGCGATGTCGTCGGCGGTGTGGGCCAGCAGGATGACCTTCGCCCCCGCCTCTCGCGCCGCGTCGGCCAGCAGGGCGTGGCGGGCGTGGCGGGCGGCGGCAGGGAGGCCGGTGGTCGGCTTGTCACCGGTCCAGCGGCGCTCGGTCCAGGCGACGTTCAGGGCCTCGCAGGCGTGGCGGCAGGTCTCGCTCCAGCCGGAGCTGTCGGGATTCAGGGCGTGGTCGACGGTGACGGCGAGGAGGCGGCGGCCCCGCGCCTTCGCCCAGTCGGCGGCGATGTGCAGCAGGGCCATGGAGTCGCCGCCGCCGGACAGGGCCAGGACGACAGGGTGCTCGACCGCATGCTGTAGTCGAGCGTCGAGACAAGCGCCGACGCGCACCGCCAGGTCATCGTCGCGGCCCCCCACGCTCATGGGGCTCCCGGTCAGCGGCAGGCGGCCTGGGTGCGGATCTGGCCGGCGATGGTCTTGAGCTGAGCCGAGGCCGCCGCCGCATAGCGCCGGTTGAACTCGCCCAGCGCCCCGCAGGCCTGGGTGTCGCGCTCGGTGGCGACGAGGGCGCGGGCCAGTTTCAGGGTGGTCTCGCCGGCCCAGGCGGTAGTGGGCCAGCCGTTCAGGGCCTGGGCATAGGCGGTGACTGCACCGGCCTGATCGCCCGCCGCACGGCGGATGTCGCCCAGACGCCAGCCGGCCTCGCGGGCCTGGGGCGTGTCGGGCCAGTTCTCGATGAGCATCTCATAGGCGCGGCCGGCACCGGCCGGATCGGCGGGCATCAACCCTTGTGCGGCGGCCAGATCGCCCGCCGCATCGCCCGTAGGGGAGCGCAACGCCTCGGCCTCGGCTTCGGCCCGTTCGGCGGCGGCGCGAGCCGCGTCCTCCATGGCCTTGAGGCGGGTCTCGGCCTGGTTCAGGCGGGTGCGCAGGGCGGCGGTTTCACTCGCGCTTTCGTCGGCGGCGAAACTGGCGCGTTCCAGGTCGCCGTTGATGCGCTGGACGGTTTCCTCAAGGTCGCCGAGGCGTCGGCCGATGGTCTCGACCTGGCCCATCAGGGTGACGACCTCGGGATCGGACTCGACCAGGACGGGCTGGCCGACCGCGTTTCTCTGGGTCAGGGCGCGTTCGAGGCGGCGGACGTTGCGGTCCAGGGTGTCGAGCCGACGGACGTCCCACTGGACGGCGGGCAGGGGCTGGGTCTGGGAGACCGCAATGCCTCCGGCGAGGGCGCAGCCGGCGGCCGTGGCGAGCATCAGGGACAGGGCGAGAGGCTTGATCGTCATGCCCGCTTTCGTTCCACCGATTTGGGGCCGTCGCAAGGCGTCAGACGCCCAGACCCAGGAGGATGATGGCGACGAGGAACAGGCTGACGACAAAGATGCAGAAGAGAAGCAGCAGGATCGTGCGCCACAGGGCCGAGAAGATCGACAGGCCGTAGGTCCCCTTCAACTGGGCGAACATATGGACGGGAGGGGCGAAGACCAGAACCGCCGACAGGATGCCGAACACGGGGGCGATCCAGGGCGGCGAGGCCGCTGCGATCGCGCCGATCACGGCCATGGCCATCCCGAGAATCGCCATGAAGGTCAGGGAATAGAGGACGAAGACGCCGTGGTCGTACCAGGTGAAGCCTCGCTTCCAGGCGAACAGCAGCCAGACGAAGGGGATCGACAGGGGCACCAGGAGGAAGGCGTATTTGTAGACCGTCTGCTGGATCTTGTAGATCGCCAGGTCGGGGTTCGCGAGCTTGTGGAGGATCTTGTCCTTCATCTTCTTGTCGCCGACGCCGATCGTGATGTTGCCGTCGTGAGCGGCGTCGGCGATCGCGGCCTGGAAGCTGCCGGGAGCCAGACCGTCGGCGCGGGGTCCGGCGGCCCTGGCGTCCTCGAGGACGCGAAGGGAACGCTCGGCACCACCAACCGCGGCCGTGGCGCCGGCCACCACGCCTTCATCGCCCGGTTCTCCGTTGGAGGCGGCCTGCGCCCGCGCCAGCTCGGCCTTCGCCTCGTCGACATCGGCTCGCGCGTCGGCGATCCGTTCGTCCAGAGGGGCCTGGTTGACGCCGAGCGTCGAACCCCCGCTGAAACTCAGGATGAAGAACATCAGGAAGACGGTGAACAGGAACATCGCCAGGGGCGAGACGTAGCGGGTGCGTTTGCCCTCGATCCACTCGCGGGTCAGCTTGCCGGGGTTCAGGGCCAGCAGGGGCAGGGTGCGCCAGATGCGGGCGTCGAAATGCATGACCCCGTGCAGCAGCTCTTCGCCGAGGTGCAGCAGGGTGCGGTGGACGTGTGTCGGCTGGCCGCAGTTGGCGCAGAAATTTCCCGAGACCGGTTCACCGCAGTCGCTGCAGACGCGGGTCTCGTGCTCGCCCGCCTTGCCCGTCGGGGCCTCGACCGCTCCGGCGATCAGGCCGCCCGTGATCGCGCCGCCCGCTGCTTCGATATCCACGTCCGCCCCCGCCCTGACTGTGCAGCGCACAATCTGACGGGTGGCAGCGGTTGGGTCAAAAGGAAAGGGCGCAGACGCGCTGATCCTCAGCGCGGCGCGGCAGCAGCTTCCGGCGAGATGTAGGACAGCAGCAGGCAGGCCAGAAAAATTCCGAGTCCCAGACCGTAGAACGACGGAACCAGCCGAAGCGCCAGCCTGGAGCTGTTCAGCGGCGGTTTGACGCCCAGGCTCAGCTGAGTGATGTCGGTCTGAGCCTGAAGGGCCAGCAGACCTGAGACGGCCACGGGCAGGACCGCCATCGCCATCTGCAAGGGGCTGATCCGGGCACCGAAGACGGTTCCGCTGAGGGTCAGCACGCCGCCAAGGGTCGCGACGCTGAGCGACACCATGCTCTTGAAATAGTCATAGGCCAGGGCCGGTTCGGCGAAACCGGTGCGTGACACGGCGTCGTCCTTGCCGATGGCTGGATCGGCCTGCGTCAGGGGTGGGGGTCCGTCACTCATGGCCTCGTCAACTCCCCGGACGGTATCGCGTGAGAATAGCCGGGGCCGGTCTCCGCACAAGTCGGTGCGGAGACACAGGCGAAGAAACCTGACCTACTGCGCGCCGCTGACGATGGCGGTGTGGCCGTTGCGGTTGCGGGCCCAGCTGTCCTCGGTCGAACCCTCTGCAATGGGGCGCTCCTTGCCGAAGGAAATGGTGTCGATGCGGCCGGCCGAG
Encoded proteins:
- the tilS gene encoding tRNA lysidine(34) synthetase TilS encodes the protein MSVGGRDDDLAVRVGACLDARLQHAVEHPVVLALSGGGDSMALLHIAADWAKARGRRLLAVTVDHALNPDSSGWSETCRHACEALNVAWTERRWTGDKPTTGLPAAARHARHALLADAAREAGAKVILLAHTADDIAEGDWMRERGSNLGTLREWSPSPSWPEGRGLMLLRPMLGEGREALRACLRARQAIWIEDPANADLRFGRSRARHTLTPLPSGEGLSARERQRSDLRERVRGSVPTVEGGTPHPFGLAHRFALRASSPLPLGEGVTLQNPSPPTLSAAIVCTSGGTAIPRPDRIATLTARLVPGQPFTASLSGARITTDGTTVTLTREPGDLRRRPVPDRPLTPGRPAVWDGRYEITTTEPGWTVTAAQGHLAALSPADRAVIRTVAPQARAALPVLIRNDHRGPVLAWRLAEVRALVPRRLDLALSALGMGETTHEADLFRPLHGETPPSDLFSSARHETDARHAVPPKDREPK
- a CDS encoding tetratricopeptide repeat protein — translated: MTIKPLALSLMLATAAGCALAGGIAVSQTQPLPAVQWDVRRLDTLDRNVRRLERALTQRNAVGQPVLVESDPEVVTLMGQVETIGRRLGDLEETVQRINGDLERASFAADESASETAALRTRLNQAETRLKAMEDAARAAAERAEAEAEALRSPTGDAAGDLAAAQGLMPADPAGAGRAYEMLIENWPDTPQAREAGWRLGDIRRAAGDQAGAVTAYAQALNGWPTTAWAGETTLKLARALVATERDTQACGALGEFNRRYAAAASAQLKTIAGQIRTQAACR
- a CDS encoding DUF3667 domain-containing protein, which gives rise to MDIEAAGGAITGGLIAGAVEAPTGKAGEHETRVCSDCGEPVSGNFCANCGQPTHVHRTLLHLGEELLHGVMHFDARIWRTLPLLALNPGKLTREWIEGKRTRYVSPLAMFLFTVFLMFFILSFSGGSTLGVNQAPLDERIADARADVDEAKAELARAQAASNGEPGDEGVVAGATAAVGGAERSLRVLEDARAAGPRADGLAPGSFQAAIADAAHDGNITIGVGDKKMKDKILHKLANPDLAIYKIQQTVYKYAFLLVPLSIPFVWLLFAWKRGFTWYDHGVFVLYSLTFMAILGMAMAVIGAIAAASPPWIAPVFGILSAVLVFAPPVHMFAQLKGTYGLSIFSALWRTILLLLFCIFVVSLFLVAIILLGLGV